The proteins below are encoded in one region of Aspergillus nidulans FGSC A4 chromosome III:
- a CDS encoding phosphatidylinositol 3-kinase VPS34 (transcript_id=CADANIAT00005721): protein MEAFTFAVSAQVDFPIYVKIGSLEGKQKQIPLSVLLKQPELRHIGSVQNPLSDLFVTAQLWSESKPLGVPLQTSYKAFKTVRAWNEWLQLPISIKDAPLRCQLAITIWDLSPFGGEGANGHYIPFGGTTIRLFDDDGKLKTGKQKCKVYRHKAADGFSATTTPSTPSKRRRGNKPDPLGPSPEELELERVEVLIKKHEMEEIPQIDWMDQLVFRQLERLKLSADKAARKRALLMEANRNRRLESENEEDDEKLEDENFTLYVEFPRFDHPIVWSDHEYPPPPISSYPQNAPGNATGTLKSLPEVRFGPGIEGADGEEVIRIYDPEVGQTGNPCEDKHRRLIRSHRTGIMDRDLKPNPKIRDDLNIIMSYEPTQDLTAEEKDLVWRFRYYLTREKKALTKFVKSVNWRDVGEAHQAVEILPKWTEIDVDDALELLGPTFDNAAVRSYAVERLRKADDDELLLYLLQLVQALKYEDKAHEDADIAAHDSSLANFLITRAANNFKLGSYLHWYLMVECDDAGPGTLSSHRRLFARVEYYFMAELERMHPEHRKTLLRQGELVAVLSKISKDIRFARENRPIKIEKLKKYLKDPKNDLLQFDPPLPLPLDPDVMVTGCFPEESNVFKSSLSPLLITFKTTEGRKYPILFKVGDDLRQDQLVIQIIILMDRLLQKENLDLKLTPYRILATNATAGAMQFIPSTSLSAVSAKYKTVLAYLKANNPDENEPLGVRKETMDTYIKSCAGYCVITYLLGVGDRHLENLLLAPDGHFFHADFGFILGRDPKPFAPMMKLCKEMVEGMGGTSSPLYLQFKQYCFTAYTTLRKSANLILNLFSLMVDANIPDIRVEPDKAVLKVKERFHLEMTEEEAIRHFEQLIGDSANAIFGVVIDRLHDFVQGWRA from the exons ATGGAGGCCTTCACTTTTGCGGTTTCCGCCCAAGTGGATTTTCCGATATATGTCAAGAT TGGTTCACTAGAAGGGAAACAGAAGCAGATCCCACTCTCAGTTCTTCTCAAGCAACCTGAATTGCGACATATCGGCTCTGTGCAGAATCCCCTGTCCGATCTATTCGTGACTGCGCAATTATGGTCGGAGTCCAAGCCCCTGGGGGTTCCATTGCAGACTTCTTACAAAGCCTTCAAGACTGTTAGAGCCTGGAATGAGTGGCTACAGTTACCGATCTCCATCAAAGATGCCCCTTTGAGATGTCAACTCGCTATTACGATCTGGGACCTGTCGCCGTTTGGTGGGGAAGGAGCGAACGGCCATTACATCCCATTTGGTGGGACGACGATACGGCTgtttgacgatgatggcaaaTTAAAAACGGGGAAGCAAAAGTGCAAGGTATACCGGCACAAGGCCGCAGATGGGTTctcggcgacgacgacgccATCAACTCCATCGAAAAGGCGAAGGGGCAACAAACCAGATCCGCTAGGTCCCTCTCCGGAagagttggagttggagagagTAGAAGTTTTGATCAAAAAGcatgagatggaagagatcCCGCAGATTGACTGGATGGACCAGCTGGTTTTCCGTCAGCTGGAAAGGCTGAAGCTTAGCGCGGATAAAGCTGCGAGAAAACGTGCTCTTCTCATGGAGGCCAACAGGAACCGACGCCTGGAAAGTGAaaatgaggaggacgatgaaaagcttgaagatgagaacTTCACACTCTATGTTGAGTTTCCACGATTCGACCATCCCATTGTTTGGTCCGATCATGAATATCCGCCGCCCCCAATCTCATCATACCCTCAGAATGCGCCTGGAAATGCTACTGGCACCTTGAAAAGCCTTCCGGAGGTCCGTTTCGGGCCGGGAATTGAAGGGgccgatggcgaggaggtcaTCAGAATTTATGACCCTGAGGTTGGCCAGACAGGCAATCCTTGCGAAGACAAACATCGAAGGCTTATTCGTAGCCATCGCACCGGCATCATGGACCGCGACCTTAAGCCTAACCCTAAGATACGTGACGACCTCAACATAATCATGTCTTATGAACCTACCCAAGACCTTActgccgaggagaaggatCTTGTATGGCGGTTTAGATATTATTTAACccgagaaaaaaaagctcTGACCAAGTTTGTCAAATCAGTCAACTGGCGAGATGTCGGTGAAGCGCACCAAGCTGTCGAAATTTTACCAAAATGGACGGAAATTGATGTCGATGATGCTCTAGAGCTCCTTGGTCCAACCTTTGACAATGCTGCTGTTCGTTCCTATGCTGTCGAGCGGCTTCGTAAggcagatgacgatgagctACTTTTGTATCTACTCCAACTCGTGCAAGCGCTCAAGTACGAGGACAAAGCACATGAAGACGCGGATATAGCTGCTCACGACTCCTCCCTGGCCAACTTTCTCATCACTCGCGCGGCTAACAATTTTAAATTAGGCAGCTATTTACACTGGTACCTCATGGTTGAGTGCGATGATGCCGGTCCAGGGACACTATCCTCTCACCGTAGGCTGTTCGCCCGGGTGGAATACTACTTCATGGCAGAGTTGGAACGGATGCACCCCGAACACAGAAAAACCTTGCTGCGCCAAGGTGAACTTGTCGCCGTGCTCTCGAAAATAAGCAAGGATATCCGTTTCGCCCGGGAGAACCGTCCTATCAAAATCGAAAAACTGAAAAAGTACCTCAAAGATCCAAAGAACGATCTTCTACAGTTTGACCCCCCGCTGCCCCTCCCTTTGGACCCAGATGTCATGGTTACAGGCTGCTTCCCGGAGGAATCCAATGTATTCAAATCATCATTGTCCCCTCTGCTCATCACCTTCAAGACCACTGAAGGTAGAAAGTATCCGATCTTATTCAAAGTCGGCGACGATCTTCGCCAAGATCAGCTCGTCATTCAGATTATCATCCTAATGGACCGCCTCCTTCAGAAGGAAAACTTAGACCTAAAACTCACACCATACCGCATCCTAGCTACCAACGCCACAGCAGGTGCAATGCAGTTTATCCCGTCAACCTCTCTAtccgccgtctccgccaaATACAAAACAGTGCTTGCCTACCTCAAAGCCAATAATCCAGATGAAAACGAGCCACTCGGCGTCCGCAAGGAGACTATGGATACCTACATCAAATCCTGCGCCGGCTACTGCGTGATTACATACCTCCTCGGCGTCGGTGACAGGCATCTCGAGAATCTTCTCCTTGCACCAGACGGACACTTCTTCCACGCAGATTTTGGCTTCATTCTTGGCCGTGACCCCAAGCCATTTGCGCCTATGATGAAACTCTGCAAGGAGATGGTTGAGGGAATGGGCGGGACTTCTTCCCCGCTTTACCTCCAGTTCAAGCAGTATTGCTTTACAGCATATACGACGCTACGCAAGTCAGcaaacctcatcctcaatttGTTCAGCTTGATGGTAGACGCCAATATCCCAGACATCCGTGTAGAGCCTGATAAGGCCGTGCTGAAAGTGAAAGAGAGGTTCCATCTTGAAATGACTGAAGAGGAAGCTATCCGTCACTTTGAGCAGCTTATTGGGGACAGCGCGAACGCCATCTTTGGTGTGGTTATTGACCGCCTTCATGATTTTGTCCAGGGATGGAGAGCGTAA
- a CDS encoding putative GTPase MTG1 (transcript_id=CADANIAT00005722), whose product MAASFVPRQAFPNYASIPRSYFLGHHRAGLNKMRNMLSSIDYVIECRDTRVPFTSVNPMFEEALGKTRRLIVYTKRDLGSEAGSREQKSLEKQIRSFNRGTPVFFVSPHHLDPRSKSRTNNRPDVNTILTHLREDAQGPDRLVGCRVMVVGMPNVGKSTLINNLRNRGVGKAKAVHTGDQPGITRKIGTPVKIIERDNGAHVYVLDTPGVFMPYVPDAENMLKLALCGCVKDSVISPVTLADYLLYHINLHDPTVYQRWSLPTNEVHPLLDSFARSTGLLAKGGIPNMDLAALHFIQKWRGGGLGRFILDDLQEERRRRESSDEDKASISITQALKAEKSARRQQATDPSVRQK is encoded by the exons ATGGCGGCTTCTTTTGTGCCGCGTCAGGCGTTTCCCAATTATGCATCTATCCCACGGTCCTACTTCCTTGGTCACCACCGCGCTGGACTGAACAAAATGCGAAATATGCTATCTTCAATTGACTATGTGATTGAGTGCAGAGACACCCGCGTCCCTTTCACATCAGTGAATCCCATGTTTGAGGAAGCACTGGGGAAGACCAGACGGCTGATCGTATACACGAAGAGAGACCTTGGGTCTGAAGCGGGTTCGCGGGAGCAGAAGAGT CTCGAGAAGCAAATCCGGAGTTTTAATCGCGGTACACCCGTTTTCTTCGTCAGTCCACATCATCTAGACCCCCGATCAAAGTCTCGAACAAATAACCGCCCGGATGTGAACACGATCCTAACGCATCTGCGCGAAGACGCCCAAGGGCCCGACAGGCTCGTTGGCTGTCGCGTTATGGTTGTCGGGATGCCGAACGTCGGGAAGTCAACATTAATCAATAACCTGCGCAATCGCGGCGTGGGAAAGGCGAAAGCCGTGCACACGGGGGACCAACCGGGCATCACGCGGAAAATCGGAACGCCTGTAAAAATCATAGAGCGAGACAATGGCGCCCATGTTTATGTGCTGGATACACCCGGCGTGTTTATGCCCTATGTGCCTGACGCGGAGAATATGTTGAAGCTGGCCCTTTGCGGCTGCGTTAAAGATTCGGTAATCTCTCCGGTCACATTAGCGGACTACTTGCTCTACCATATTAACCTGCACGATCCCACTGTATATCAGCGCTGGTCCCTACCGACGAATGAGGTTCACCCGCTTTTGGATAGTTTTGCCCGCAGTACGGGTTTGCTTGCCAAGGGTGGTATACCGAATATGGACCTTGCTGCTTTACATTTCATCCAAAAGTGGCGCGGTGGCGGGCTCGGTAGGTTCATATTAGACGACCTGCAGGAAGAGCGACGTCGTCGGGAGTCAAGCGACGAGGACAAAGCCAGTATCAGTATAACGCAAGCCCTGAAAGCAGAGAAATCAGCGAGGCGACAGCAGGCAACAGACCCCTCAGTTAGACAAAAATAG
- a CDS encoding protein isy1 (transcript_id=CADANIAT00005723) — protein MARNSEKAQSMLFRFRAQQAADLGIIDIGRTRRPKAITSVDSIPACEKWRGQVLKEISRKVSRIQEPSLSDHQIRDLNDEINKLMREKWAWEMQIRNMGGPNYMRGSGRVYDDEGREIPGGGKGYRYFGRARELPGVKEMLEAAARRGRGPAEEEEDDGKTVGRGGDIATKKVDANYFGYGLDEEDGTLLAYEMQREKEAVEKLRKEGEDEEDVEDGWEPLPGDAGDGIEWRLPTLEEVQEELVDRRRRRLLEKIS, from the exons ATG GCCCGCAACAGTGAAAAAGCCCAGTCCATGCTCTTCCGCTTCCGCGCCCAGCAAGCTGCGGACCTAGGAATCATTGATATTGGCCGCACGCGGCGCCCCAAAGCCATCACTTCCGTTGACTCGATCCCGGCGTGCGAAAAATGGCGCGGACAAGTGCTCAAAGAGATCTCGCGCAAGGTCTCTCGGATTCAAGAACCCAGCCTATCAGACCACCAGATCCGCGACCTAAACGATGAAATTAACAAACTCATGCGCGAGAAGTGGGCGTGGGAAATGCAGATCCGAAACATGGGCGGACCGAACTATATGCGCGGTTCGGGGAGGGTATATGATGATGAGGGTCGTGAGATACCTGGTGGTGGGAAGGGCTATAGGTATTTTGGCCGTGCGAGGGAGCTACCTGGCGTCAAGGAAATGCTTGAGGCTGCAGCGAGACGAGGGAGGGGCCcggccgaggaggaggaggatgatggtAAGACTGTTGGGCGGGGTGGAGATATTGCGACAAAGAAGGTCGATGCGAACTACTTCGGTTAtgggcttgatgaggaggatgggaCTCTGCTCGCTTATGAGAtgcagagggagaaagaggccgTGGAGAAGTTACggaaggagggcgaggacgaggaggatgttgaggatggatggGAACCGTTGCCTGGGGACGCTGGGGATGGCATCGAGTGGCGACTGCCAacgctggaggaggtgcaagaggagcttgtggataggaggagaaggcggctTTTGGAGAAGATTTCATAA